DNA sequence from the Hirundo rustica isolate bHirRus1 chromosome 25, bHirRus1.pri.v3, whole genome shotgun sequence genome:
GCAGAGGACGACGTCCCACGGGTTCAAGGCGAGGGGTTGCACCACGGACTCCAGATCCAAGGAGCTGCCAGTGCCGTTCCTGGCTGAGAACCAGCCTTGCTGGCCTTCGCTGGAGTTGGGGGGCCCTTTCTCCATCATGATGGCAGAGGGTGGCTGCAAGAGCAGCCCCTCAGCACCTGCTGTCCACGAGCTGCCCCCGTGCCACCCAAAAGTTGTCCTCAGGAGGGTGGGCAGAGCAGTGTCGGTTGAGGCTGTGCTCGCTGTTTGCTCCGAGGGGATTTTTCTGGACGAGATGGtttagttttaaaacaaataggTGAATAAAGGGGAGGGaacgcacgcacacacacacacacacaacacccctgctcctgcctgccttaGCTGCTGGGGGTTGGGCGCTGCATGATTTTGATGGATAAATCCAGGAGAGCGGGACTGGCAGTGGAAAACACCCTCCCCGGCCAGGAGTTCGGGGCCAAAGTGAGGGGATCCCGAGCAGCAGGTAAAGGGGGTGACCCCGCCCTCCCTCACCCACCCCCCCCGATCAGCACCCCAGCGGGAGCAGACACCCTCCTATCCCCTCTCACCTTGGGGGTCTACCTCTCCCCGGGcgggcagcacagcccctggaCGAgcctggaggggaggggggggcacGGCCGCCCCTCGCCACCCTCCCCATAGCGCGGCGCTCTGCCAGAGCGGGCTCCCCCCTCTGCCGGTGCCCCCCCCGGTACCGAGCACTCACCTGCCGGGATGCCGAGCCCGGGCTGCGCTGGGCTGCCCGGCCGGGGCCCCGCTGCCATGGGCGCTGCCGAGTTATAGCGcccgagcggggccgggggggtcCGGGGGGTTCGGGGGTGACTCACggcccccccccccggcccgcTCGCCCCGCTGTGACGTCAATGGCGCGCCGGAGCCAATCAGCGCCCGGGCGGGCAGCGCGGGAGCGCGCGCGCCGCATAGTAATCGCAGCCCATTCATAAAAACAgcgccccccctccccccgcccccttTCCAGCCCCCCCCCTCCACCCACCCAGAGCTCCCCCGCCACCCACGGGACCCCCCCACGGGCCGGGGTCACCGCGCTGCTGGGCACCGGGGGCTGTGTCGACTCGGCCCCTCTCCCCGCAGTGCGGAGGTCTGGGGGGCTCCGCTGTGGAGGGGGCGGCCCGGGGTTCGGGGGGATGTGGGGTGATCGAGGATGGGTCCTGTCCTGCCCCCGCACAGCCGGGGCTGAGCAGCGCCCTCGCCTCTCCCCGTGGGTCCCCGCGGCCCGGCTTTCCCACACCGGGCTGAATAATTCATGGCCAGGAGAAGCGGGAATGCCCGGCCGGGGGTGCTGCGGGAAGGGCTGGCCGGGAGCCCTGCCccggagaggaggaggaaggagaaggctGCTCTCCTCCAGACTCTCCCCCCGCGCCTGTTCCTCGAAGCCCACGCCATGTCCCCGCCGAGAGAGGGGTCCGGACCGCGGCTCTGCTGCGACCCCGCGGGACTCAGGAGACCCCGGTGGTCTCGGGCACCCCGGACTCCGCTGGCTGCGGGGGACCCGGGCAGAGACCGGGGTGGGGATGGCTCCGTTCGGTTCGGTTCGgttctgtccagcctggctggagctgttGGCGGTGCTGAGCGGAGCCGGCCCGGGGGGAGCGGGCAGCGCGTGTGCGGTGAGCGCGATGCGTGCGGGGTGTGCGGGCTGTGCGGGCTGTGCGGGCTGTGCGGGCTGTGCGGGGTGTGCGGGGTGTGCGGGGTGTGCGGGCTGTGCGGGCTGTGCGGAGTGTGCGGGGTGTGCGGGGTGTGCGGAGTGTGCGGGGTGTGCGGGGTGTGCGGGCTGTGCGGGCTGTGCGGGCTGTGCGGAGTGTGCGGGGTGTGCGGGGTGTGCGGAGTGTGCGGGCTGTGCGGAGTGTGCGGGCTGTGCGGGGTGTGCGGTGCGTGCGGGGTGTGCGGGGTGTGCGGGCTGTGCGGGCTGTGCGGGCTGTGCGGGCTGTGCGGGGTGTGCGGGGTGTGCGGGGTGTGCGGGCTGTGCGGGGTGTGCGGGCTGTGCGGGCTGTGCGGGCTGTGCGGGGTGTGCGGGGTGTGCGGAGTGTGCGGGGTGTGCGGGGTGTGCGGAGGGTGCGGGGTGTGCGGGGTGTGAGGGGTGTGCGGGGCACGGGGCGTGCAGCTGTGCGCAGGTGTGCGGTGTACACAGCATGTGCGAGTGTGTACAGGTGTGCGCAGGTGTGCACAGACGTGCGCAGGTGTGTACAGGGGGTGCAGTGTGTGCAGCCCGTGCTGCCCCGGCTTTCCCACGGCCCACGGGGGGATGTGGGTGCGATGTGGGGGGGACGCCCCTGGTGAGAGACCCCCGCACCCCGGGCCGGGCctgccggggcggggcggggcggggcgaggcggggccgccccccccctcccccgccggcggggccgcctccCGCGGGCGCGCATCGGCTCCGCTCCGCTCTCCCGGGAGATCCGCGGACACACCTCCCGCTGGGACCGTGCCGAGCCGGGCtgagccgagccgggccgggccatGGCCCCGCCGGGTCCCGGGGCGCTGCGCTGCGCGCTCCTGTGCGCGCTGCTCTGCGCGCAGGGAGCCGCTCCCACCCGCGCAGGTACGGCCGGGGGGCGCGGGAGGGGAGCGCGGGGCTTTACAGCTTTGGGGCagctgaactttttttttttttttcctgtgtgtgggggtttggtttttctcaGGGGTTCCTCTCGCCCTCAGGGGACTCGGTCCCTGAGTTCGGTTTGGAGGAGAGGGACCCCTGCTCCCGCTCCCAGCCGTGCTCCGGGGGGGTCGGGACCCCTCAAGGACCACGGGGGGTGCGCTGGGCTGCAGCGGGACGAACGGTGTGCAGGGCCCAAGCTCCTCTCCAAAAAGTGTGGGGATCTCGTGAACCGCGGTGGGGAGAGGGGAACGGAGCCGTCGCCTCCTTCCCGAGGTGCTGCAACTCCGGGCATTAATTATGCAAACCCCAGGCTTCCTTCTGCTCCCCCTCTCCCATCCCCCTGCTGCTGCGGGGAGACATTTCCACCCTGACTTATCCCAGCGGGACCCACGCGTGTTCCCAGAGCACCCACGGGAGTGGGGCTGCCCTCagccggccccgcagcccccctttatccccctccctccccacacctGACGGCAGGAGCGGGAGCTGGCAGCGCTGGGCTCCAACGTCTGTTCCTGCGCCTGCCgcgataaaaataaattataaaccTGCCCAAACCCTTGCGAACAAAGTCCTACTTTCCCATTGGCTCCCGGCAGGTCTCCAAATGCTGGAAGGGGGGGCCAGCGGCGTGCCCACCTCCCCCTCCCGTAGCCATGGCAATGGGGCCGCAGCATCTCCGCTTCCTGCCTTAGGCCGCCTGTTGCCCCCTCGGCTTTTCCTGGCAGTGAAGGGGAAAGGGCTTTTCTATCAGGCGCCCAGGGCTTCTAGGGAACGCTAAAAGCTGGGGGTTACAGCTGGTCCCTAAAGGGGAGCCTTGTGCTCGCTCCGTCCCCCGAGGAGCCGGTCCGGGGGAATGCCAGCTCCCAAAGGCCTCCTGAGATCCCTGAGAGCCTGGAAACACACCCGGCGTGGGGAATGGCTCCCGGCTCTTTCCCGGGATGGTGCAGACGCGGGCGTGGGACGCAGAGAGGTGCAGGCAGAGCCCGGCCGCAGCTCGCCGCAGCCTCCCTCGCCGAGAGTCAGCGCTGTAAATTAATGATGAGCGTGTGTGGGGAAAGAGCGGCTCCGCAAGCACCGGAGTGACTCACAGCCTCAGCGGGCCGGTGGGAACGGGGGTCCCGCGGGATGGCCGGGGTGGGCAGAGGATAACCCccaccaggctggagctgccgcCTCATCTCATTTCAACCCCCGCCAAAAGATCCcggcgctggggctgggggtgttccctgccctgggggtgATGGGTGAGCCCCGTGTGAACCGGgggggtgctgggagctgtggggtgtCCCCTGGCTGGAGGGCCGGGGGTGCTGCGAGCACCCCATCGGCACGGGGCTGTTGGGTTTGGTGCTTTGGGATCTGCCTTCATCGCTCCCGCTGCATCGTCAGAATTTCCCCTCTGTGGAGCTGGGGGGGTCCAGCCCCCACCCCGCTGCGGCAGGGATGGGCACCGGCCCTGCCCTCACCGCTTTTCCCTGGCTTTGGCAGGAGAGTGTGGCAAGCTGAGGTCCTGCGAGATGTGTACAGCCAGCAGCCGCTCCCACAACAGCACCGACTGCGTCTGGGTGGGCTGCGGGACCCCCGAGGAGCCAGGTGAGGGGCTCGGCTGGGTGGGCACAGAGGGGGGCTCTCAtcagccctccccagcccctgtcaCTGCACCGGGGCCGTGCCCGGGTGGTGTTGGCACTCAGCACCTTTGGATGCCCAGTCCCAGCTGATTTCACGGTCCAGGTTCATCTCAGAGGTTTACAAAGCCCCTCTTTGCAGCTCTGagcccctcctgccagcccctcaGGTGGATGCTCACCCCTGGGAATGAACCCCCTCATCCCAAACCCTCAGGtgcccggggcagccccgggcctGAACAGCTGCACTGGTTTGGGATCCTCGGGACAACTCTGCTCCCTCTTCCCGCAGAAACGGGGAGCTGCGTGCAGAGAGGGTCAGCGGTGCGGGAGACCTGTGCACTCTACAACACCAGCACCCTGTGCCGAGGTAACCCcagacccccaaacccccccagaCCCTCTGACCTTCGGGACAGAGGTGCTGCTGCGGGTTCAGGGGCTATGGGGATGAAATCCCACTGGGACAGGGGCATGGCTTGAGGACATGTGGCAATGTCCCTTGTCACCCTTTACCtccttccctgtgtccctgccctctCCAGCACTGAAGTCACACACGGAGGAGCC
Encoded proteins:
- the CD164L2 gene encoding CD164 sialomucin-like 2 protein isoform X1; translated protein: MARRSGNARPGVLREGLAGSPAPERRRKEKAALLQTLPPRLFLEAHAMSPPREGSGPRLCCDPAGLRRPRWSRAPRTPLAAGDPGRDRGGDGSVRFGSVLSSLAGAVGGAERSRPGGSGQRVCGECGKLRSCEMCTASSRSHNSTDCVWVGCGTPEEPETGSCVQRGSAVRETCALYNTSTLCRALKSHTEEPPQSHSKEPVTHSTRTTTTTSAPLTGSPEFHPPGFDTASFIGGIVLVLCVQAVAFFIIKFIKSKDSTYQTLEDNQ
- the CD164L2 gene encoding CD164 sialomucin-like 2 protein isoform X2, coding for MARRSGNARPGVLREGLAGSPAPERRRKEKAALLQTLPPRLFLEAHAMSPPREGSGPRLCCDPAGLRRPRWSRAPRTPLAAGDPGRDRGGDGSVRFGSVLSSLAGAVGGAERSRPGGSGQRVCGECGKLRSCEMCTASSRSHNSTDCVWVGCGTPEEPETGSCVQRGSAVRETCALYNTSTLCRALKSHTEEPPQSHSKEPVTHSTRTTTTTSAPLTGSPEFHPPGFDTASFIGGIVLVLCVQAVAFFIIKFIKSKDSTYQTLI